GAGAACAGAACGGCTGTGAGTTGAAGATCCAGACAGTTAAGCTCCTTCATTCAGCCACCTACTACTGTGCCTGTTGGAAGAGTGGTGCCCACAGTGAGAAGTGATCCCTGCAGCctgaacaaaaagcagcagatgagcagatgtcaaacagtgtttgtgacaggaagagagcagtAAACCACAGCTCAGGTTCACATATTTCACCTCCATCTCAGCCAGAGTCACAAACCCTGAACTGAACTGACGGATTGATTTCATGTcagatttattctgttttgaTCAGATGTTCCAGcagctttgctgttgtttcagattAAAGgctaaaataacaaacacatttgattcTTTCAAAGTAACAAGCCGACACTCCAGATGaagattaaaatgtttctcatGGCACAGTCATGTTATTCTTTAATAAGACGCATTTTTGTCATCATTCTTTTTGAGATtaacaagttttattttcattatttgaacCATACAATAACATACAAACCCCTCCCAAGCCACCACCATTCATGCTGATCTCTGGTTGCCAACAACTACCACTGTGCTTCTTCATGTACAGCCATTACACCAGTTGCATCAGTGTaagcaaaacacagaaaatatgtttatgtttacgTAAATATGTTCATAGAAATACtatagcacaaaaaaaacaggaatacctccaaatatatatatatatatatatatatatatacacaatcACCTACACCTGCAATCCTGACGGCTTTACGGGTGAGTCGGGTGTTGTAGATGTCCAGAAGGGAGGGAGACACCAAtgatcctctcagctgctgtcatGATGCGCTGCAGAGTCTTGTGGCAGGACACGGTGCAGGCGccgtaccacacggtgatgcagctggtcaggatgctcttgATGGTGCCTCTGTACATGATGGGGGCTTTTTTGGCCAGTGAtggtgttgttgctccaggacAGGTCTTTGGAGATGTGCACACCCAGGAACTTGGTGCTGTTCACCCTCTCCACTGCAGCACCGTTGATGGTCAGAGGAGCATGCTGGGTGTGCAgcctcctgaagtccacaacaATCTCATCTTCTCCAGGCAGAGATTGTTGTCTTTGCACCACAAGCCAGGCGGCTCACCACACTCCTGTAGATTGTCTCATTATCGTTGTCGATGAGACCCACTACAATCGTGTCATCCGCAAACTTGATGAAGAGGTTGGAGCTGAATGTTGGTGTGCAGTCGTGGGTCATCAGGGTGAAGAGGtgggggctcagcacacatcCTTGGGGGCCCTCTGTGTTCAACGTGATGGTGCTGGAGGTGTTGCTGCCGACCCAAACTGCCTGTGGTCTCcccgtcaggaagtccagcagccagttgcacagAGAGGTGTTGAGCACCAGCTGGTCCAGTTTGTGAATGAGCTGCTGAGGGATGATcgtattgaatgctgagctgaagtctaTGAACAGCATTCTAACGTGTGAGTCTCTTGTCTCCAAATGGGTGAGGGCTGAGTGGAAGGCAGTGGAGATGGGATCATCGGTCGAGCGGTTGGACCGATACACAAACTGGAAAGGGTCCAGGGTGAGGAGGGAAGACTTGATGTGCTGCATGACTAGCCgctcgaagcacttcataagGGTGGGAGTCAGTGCCACCAGGCGGAAGTCATTGAAGCAGGAGGGAGACGACTTCTTTGGTATGATGGTGGTGACTTTGTGGCACGAGGGGACAACAGCCCAgtgaggtgttgaagatgtccatgAAGACATCTGTGAGTTCCTCGGCACAGTCTCTCAGAACACGACCAGTCTCTCACACactacctggaaaacagtaaccagtttttattgttgtagtgtaccgcaAGCAGGTTAACGCAGTGCTCAAA
This portion of the Scatophagus argus isolate fScaArg1 chromosome 13, fScaArg1.pri, whole genome shotgun sequence genome encodes:
- the LOC124068964 gene encoding uncharacterized protein LOC124068964; the encoded protein is MSSWTSSTPHWAVVPSCHKVTTIIPKKSSPSCFNDFRLVALTPTLMKCFERLVMQHIKSSLLTLDPFQFVYRSNRSTDDPISTAFHSALTHLETRDSHVRMLFIDFSSAFNTIIPQQLIHKLDQLVLNTSLCNWLLDFLTGRPQAVWVGSNTSSTITLNTEGPQGCVLSPHLFTLMTHDCTPTFSSNLFIKFADDTIVVGLIDNDNETIYRSVVSRLACGAKTTISAWRR